The following are encoded in a window of Mycobacterium vicinigordonae genomic DNA:
- a CDS encoding single-stranded DNA-binding protein, which yields MFETSLTVVGHIVNDLQRRKVGDQDLIKFRVASNSRRRTSDGGWEPGNSLFITVNCWGRLVTGVGATLGKGSPVIVVGHVYTSEYDDKDGNRRSSVEMRATSVGPDLSRLRVETPGRTAEDVARLATAEVGASDSDLVSANAAGLDGNAAGLELPADTQTRSPLPLSA from the coding sequence ATGTTCGAAACGTCTCTGACCGTCGTCGGTCACATCGTCAACGATCTGCAGCGCCGCAAGGTCGGCGACCAGGATCTGATCAAGTTTCGGGTGGCCAGCAATTCCCGCCGCCGGACCAGCGACGGCGGGTGGGAGCCGGGCAACTCCCTGTTCATCACCGTGAACTGCTGGGGCCGGTTGGTCACCGGGGTGGGCGCCACGCTAGGCAAAGGCTCGCCGGTGATCGTGGTGGGCCATGTCTACACCAGCGAATACGACGACAAGGACGGTAATCGACGTTCCTCGGTGGAGATGCGGGCGACGTCGGTAGGTCCGGACCTGTCCCGGCTGCGCGTCGAAACGCCGGGTCGCACCGCGGAGGATGTCGCCAGGCTCGCAACGGCGGAGGTGGGCGCAAGCGACAGTGATCTCGTCAGCGCGAATGCCGCCGGATTGGACGGGAATGCGGCCGGGTTGGAACTGCCCGCCGATACCCAAACGAGGAGCCCGCTGCCACTGTCGGCCTAG
- a CDS encoding glycerol-3-phosphate 1-O-acyltransferase, protein MTKPAADTSAVLTDEDALVLASMDTPIEMELVMEWLRQQRARCPGTTFDVLKLPAGSAPPGALTALVEKLEAGAQQHEDRAIVPVRVFWLPAANRGKVAKLAALLPGQDPYHPNQRQQRRILRTEPWRARVVAGESAKMSELRQQWHETTVAESPQEFAQFVTRRALLALARAEYRILGPQYKSPRLVKPEMLASARFRSGLESIPGATVEEAGKMLDELATGWSQASVDVISVLGKLLSRGFDPEFDYDEYQVAAMRSALEAHPAVMLFSHRSYIDGAVVPVAMQDNRLPPVHMFGGINLSFGVMGPLMRRSGTIFIRRNIGDNKLYKYVLKEYVGYIVEKRFNLSWSIEGTRSRTGKMLPPKLGLLSYVADAYLDGRSDDILLQGVSICFDQLHEIAEYAAYAQGAEKTPEGFSWLYNFIKAQGERNYGKIYVRFPEAVSMRQYLGEPNGPLAHDEAAKRLALQKMSFEVAWRILQSTPVTATGLVSALLLTTRGTALTLDQLHRTLQDSLDYLDRKQTPVSTSALRLRSRDGVRGAVDALSNRHPVTRVDSGREPVWYIAPEDEHAAAFYRNSVIHAFLETSIVELALAHSRHADGDRVEAFWTQVMRLRDLLKFDFYFADSAAFRANIAEEMAWHQDWESHVAAGGDKIEKILYAKRPLMSDAMLRVFFEAYEIVADVLRDAPADVGPKELTDLALGVGRQYVAQGRVRSSESVSTLLFATARQVVADQDLIAPGPDLAARREAFRRELRNILRDFNHVGKIARNRFVEREKKAHQQRLGTQM, encoded by the coding sequence GTGACCAAGCCGGCCGCCGACACCAGCGCAGTCCTTACCGATGAGGACGCGCTGGTCCTTGCCTCCATGGACACTCCGATCGAGATGGAACTGGTCATGGAGTGGCTGCGCCAGCAGCGTGCACGCTGCCCGGGGACCACGTTCGACGTCCTGAAGCTGCCGGCCGGCAGCGCGCCACCGGGGGCGCTGACCGCTCTGGTGGAAAAGCTCGAAGCCGGTGCGCAACAGCACGAAGACCGCGCGATCGTGCCGGTGCGGGTGTTTTGGCTGCCGGCCGCCAACCGCGGCAAGGTGGCTAAATTGGCCGCGCTACTTCCGGGCCAAGACCCTTACCACCCGAATCAGCGTCAGCAGCGCCGCATCCTGCGTACCGAGCCGTGGCGGGCACGAGTGGTGGCGGGCGAGTCGGCTAAAATGTCTGAACTGCGCCAGCAATGGCACGAGACCACGGTGGCCGAAAGCCCGCAAGAATTCGCCCAGTTCGTCACGCGGCGCGCACTGCTGGCCTTGGCTCGCGCCGAATACCGAATCCTTGGACCGCAATACAAGTCGCCTCGGTTGGTCAAACCGGAGATGTTGGCGTCGGCCCGTTTCCGGTCCGGACTTGAATCCATCCCCGGCGCGACCGTCGAGGAAGCCGGCAAGATGCTCGACGAGCTGGCGACCGGATGGAGCCAGGCGTCGGTGGACGTCATTTCGGTGCTCGGCAAGCTGCTCAGCCGCGGGTTCGACCCGGAGTTTGACTACGACGAATATCAGGTTGCTGCAATGCGTTCCGCGTTGGAAGCGCACCCCGCGGTGATGCTGTTCTCGCATCGGTCCTACATCGACGGTGCGGTTGTCCCGGTGGCGATGCAGGACAACCGATTGCCCCCGGTGCACATGTTCGGCGGCATCAACCTCTCATTCGGGGTGATGGGGCCGCTGATGCGCCGGTCGGGCACCATCTTCATCAGGCGCAATATCGGTGACAACAAGCTGTACAAGTACGTCCTCAAGGAATACGTCGGCTACATCGTCGAAAAGCGATTCAACCTGAGCTGGTCCATCGAGGGCACCCGATCGCGCACCGGAAAGATGCTGCCACCCAAACTCGGTCTGTTGAGCTACGTAGCCGACGCCTACCTGGATGGCCGTAGCGATGACATTCTGCTGCAGGGTGTTTCGATCTGTTTCGACCAGTTGCACGAGATCGCGGAGTACGCGGCCTACGCCCAGGGCGCCGAGAAGACCCCCGAGGGTTTCAGCTGGCTGTACAACTTCATCAAAGCCCAGGGCGAGCGCAACTACGGAAAGATCTACGTCCGCTTCCCCGAAGCGGTCTCCATGCGACAGTACCTCGGCGAGCCGAACGGTCCGCTGGCTCACGACGAGGCCGCCAAACGCCTTGCATTGCAAAAGATGTCATTTGAGGTCGCCTGGCGGATACTGCAGTCGACACCGGTGACCGCGACCGGTTTGGTGTCGGCGTTGCTACTGACCACACGCGGGACGGCGTTGACCCTGGATCAGCTGCACCGCACCCTGCAGGACTCGCTGGACTATCTCGACCGCAAACAGACACCGGTGTCCACCAGCGCGTTGCGGTTGCGCTCGCGAGACGGCGTGCGCGGTGCCGTCGACGCGCTGTCCAATCGGCACCCGGTGACCAGAGTGGATAGTGGCCGAGAACCGGTGTGGTACATCGCGCCCGAGGACGAACACGCGGCGGCTTTCTACCGCAACTCAGTGATTCACGCGTTTCTAGAGACTTCGATTGTCGAACTGGCCTTGGCGCACTCCCGGCACGCCGACGGGGATCGGGTGGAAGCGTTCTGGACGCAGGTGATGCGGCTGCGTGATCTGCTGAAGTTCGACTTCTACTTCGCCGACTCAGCGGCCTTCCGGGCCAACATCGCCGAAGAGATGGCCTGGCATCAGGATTGGGAATCCCACGTCGCCGCCGGCGGGGACAAGATCGAAAAAATTCTTTACGCCAAACGACCGTTGATGTCGGACGCGATGCTGCGGGTGTTCTTCGAGGCCTACGAGATTGTCGCCGATGTACTGCGCGATGCCCCTGCCGACGTTGGTCCCAAGGAGCTGACGGACCTCGCGCTCGGGGTTGGTCGACAATATGTGGCACAGGGCCGGGTCCGCAGCAGCGAATCGGTGTCGACGCTGTTGTTCGCGACCGCACGCCAAGTCGTTGCCGACCAGGACCTGATTGCGCCGGGGCCCGACCTGGCCGCGCGGCGAGAAGCGTTTCGGCGCGAGTTGCGCAACATCCTGCGTGACTTCAACCACGTCGGGAAGATAGCCCGCAATCGGTTCGTCGAGCGAGAGAAAAAAGCGCACCAACAGCGTCTAGGCACACAAATGTAA
- a CDS encoding HAD-IB family hydrolase/lysophospholipid acyltransferase family protein — MSAADEKDAGPHSKDLRLPGSVAEIMASPPGPKVGAFFDLDGTLVAGFTAVILTQERLRRRDMGVGELLSMVQGALNHSLGRIEFEDLISKASMALAGRLLTDLDEIGERLFNQRIESRIYPEMRELVRAHVARGHTVVLSSSALTIQVNPVARFLGITNTLTNKFETNEDGILTGSVLKPILWGPGKAAAVQRFAAEHDIDLKDSYFYADGDEDVALMYLVGNPRPTNPEGKMAAVAKKRGWPILKFDSRGGVGLRRQIRTLAGFGSMVPVAAGAVGLGLLTRNRRRGVNFFTSNFSQLLLTTCGVHLNVLGRENLTAQRPAVFIFNHRNQVDPVISGALVKDNWVGVGKKELERDPIMGTLGKLLDGVFIDRDDVNSAVETLHAVEDRARNGLSIVIAPEGTRLDTTGVGPFKKGPFRIAMSAGIPVVPIVIRNAEIIASRNSTTLNPGTVDVAVFPPIPVDDWTLDTLPDRIAEIRQLYLDTLADWPVGELPEVDLYSAKKPAKKAPAKKAAAKKVPAKKDPARKAAAKKVPAKKASAKKAPAKKAPAKKAAAKKAPAKAAPKPTPDLTAHESTVEPKSVETQRSNPDQQSAADSPGARP, encoded by the coding sequence ATGAGCGCCGCCGACGAGAAGGACGCGGGTCCGCACTCCAAGGATCTGCGGTTGCCGGGTTCGGTAGCCGAGATCATGGCCAGCCCGCCCGGGCCAAAGGTCGGGGCATTCTTCGACCTGGATGGCACGCTGGTGGCCGGCTTCACCGCGGTGATCCTCACCCAGGAGCGGCTGCGCCGCCGCGACATGGGGGTGGGCGAGCTGCTCAGCATGGTGCAGGGCGCGCTGAATCACTCACTGGGTCGCATCGAGTTCGAGGACCTGATCAGCAAGGCGTCGATGGCCTTGGCCGGACGCTTGCTGACTGACCTGGACGAGATCGGGGAGCGGTTGTTCAACCAGCGCATCGAGTCCCGGATCTACCCCGAGATGCGGGAGCTGGTGCGCGCCCATGTGGCTCGCGGCCACACCGTGGTGCTGAGTTCGTCGGCGCTGACGATCCAGGTCAACCCGGTGGCCCGATTTCTCGGCATCACGAACACGTTGACCAACAAGTTCGAGACCAACGAGGACGGGATCCTCACCGGCAGTGTGTTGAAACCGATCCTGTGGGGGCCGGGCAAAGCTGCTGCAGTGCAACGGTTTGCCGCCGAGCACGACATCGACCTGAAGGACAGCTACTTCTACGCCGACGGCGACGAGGATGTCGCCCTGATGTACTTGGTCGGTAATCCGCGGCCGACCAACCCCGAGGGCAAGATGGCCGCCGTAGCCAAGAAGCGCGGCTGGCCGATCCTGAAGTTCGACAGCCGCGGCGGGGTGGGGCTGCGACGCCAGATCCGTACGTTGGCCGGATTCGGTTCGATGGTGCCGGTGGCCGCCGGCGCGGTTGGGCTGGGCTTGCTGACCCGCAACCGACGGCGCGGAGTGAATTTCTTCACCTCGAATTTCTCCCAACTGTTGCTGACGACCTGCGGCGTGCACCTCAACGTGCTGGGCCGAGAGAACCTGACGGCACAACGTCCGGCGGTATTCATTTTCAACCATCGCAACCAGGTCGATCCGGTCATTTCCGGCGCGCTGGTCAAAGACAACTGGGTGGGTGTAGGCAAGAAAGAATTGGAGCGCGACCCGATCATGGGCACCCTGGGCAAGTTGCTCGACGGGGTGTTCATCGACCGTGACGACGTGAACTCGGCGGTGGAGACCCTGCACGCGGTCGAAGACCGCGCCCGCAACGGCCTGTCCATCGTGATCGCGCCCGAGGGCACCCGGTTGGACACCACCGGAGTGGGGCCGTTCAAGAAGGGGCCGTTCCGGATTGCGATGTCGGCGGGAATCCCCGTTGTTCCCATCGTGATTCGCAACGCCGAGATCATCGCTTCACGCAATTCCACCACACTGAACCCGGGCACGGTCGACGTGGCGGTGTTCCCGCCGATCCCGGTCGACGACTGGACCCTTGACACCCTGCCTGACCGCATCGCCGAGATCCGCCAGCTCTACCTCGATACGCTGGCCGACTGGCCGGTTGGCGAGCTGCCTGAGGTTGATCTGTATTCCGCAAAGAAGCCGGCTAAGAAGGCTCCCGCGAAAAAGGCTGCGGCTAAGAAGGTTCCGGCCAAGAAGGATCCTGCGAGAAAGGCTGCGGCTAAGAAGGTTCCGGCTAAGAAAGCTTCAGCGAAAAAGGCTCCCGCGAAGAAGGCTCCCGCGAAAAAGGCTGCGGCCAAGAAGGCGCCGGCCAAGGCCGCGCCGAAACCTACGCCCGACCTTACCGCGCACGAGTCCACCGTCGAACCCAAAAGCGTTGAGACGCAGCGCTCCAACCCGGATCAGCAGTCGGCTGCCGACTCGCCGGGTGCTAGGCCCTGA
- a CDS encoding WS/DGAT/MGAT family O-acyltransferase — translation MAESGGALGLSDELGPVDYLLHRGEANPRTRSGIMALELLDTTPDWDRFRTRFEHASRKVLRLRQKVVVPTLPTAAPRWVVDPDFNLDFHVRRVRVTEPGTLREVFDLAEVMLQSPLDISRPLWTATLVEGLPDGKAATLLHLSHAVTDGVGSVEMFAEIYDLERDPPERPEPPQPIPQDLSPNDLMREGFNHLPIAIVGSALGALSGAVSAAGRAVLDPVSTISGIVGYATSGARVLNRAAEPSPLLRRRSLTSRTEAIDIRLSDLHKAAKAAGGSINDAYLAGVCGALRRYHEALGVPIKTLPMAVPVNLRSEGDGAGGNNFTGVNLAAPIGTVDPVARIKKIRAQMTQRRDEPAMNIIGSVAPVLSVLPTAVLEGITGSVVGSDVQASNVPVYPGDTYIAGAKVLRQYGIGPLPGVAMMVVLISRGGWCTITARYDRASIRKDDLFAQCLLEAFDEILALAGDPPPRAVAASFVAGPAATRSVSGS, via the coding sequence ATGGCTGAGTCCGGCGGCGCGCTCGGGTTGTCGGACGAACTGGGACCCGTCGACTATCTGTTGCACCGGGGGGAGGCGAATCCGCGGACGCGCTCGGGAATCATGGCGCTGGAGCTGCTGGACACCACCCCCGATTGGGACCGCTTCCGCACCCGCTTCGAGCACGCCTCCCGAAAGGTGTTGCGGCTGCGGCAAAAAGTGGTGGTGCCCACCCTGCCGACAGCCGCGCCGCGCTGGGTGGTCGACCCCGATTTCAACCTTGATTTCCACGTGCGGCGGGTCCGCGTCACCGAACCGGGTACGCTGCGCGAGGTCTTCGACTTGGCCGAGGTGATGCTGCAGTCGCCGCTGGACATTTCGCGTCCGCTGTGGACGGCGACGTTGGTCGAGGGCCTGCCGGACGGCAAGGCCGCGACACTGCTGCACCTGAGCCACGCGGTCACCGACGGGGTGGGCAGCGTCGAGATGTTCGCCGAAATCTACGACCTGGAGCGCGACCCGCCGGAGCGGCCGGAGCCGCCGCAACCCATCCCGCAGGATCTGAGCCCCAACGACCTCATGCGCGAAGGCTTCAACCACCTGCCCATCGCGATCGTCGGTAGCGCACTGGGGGCGCTCTCCGGGGCGGTGTCCGCGGCCGGACGGGCGGTACTGGACCCGGTGTCCACCATCTCGGGCATCGTCGGTTACGCCACTTCCGGTGCGCGCGTACTTAATCGGGCTGCCGAACCTTCGCCGCTGCTGCGACGGCGCAGCCTAACCAGTCGCACCGAGGCTATCGACATCCGGCTTTCCGATCTGCACAAAGCGGCCAAGGCCGCTGGCGGCTCCATTAACGACGCCTATCTGGCCGGTGTGTGCGGAGCGCTGCGCCGCTACCACGAGGCCCTCGGTGTGCCGATCAAGACTTTGCCGATGGCGGTCCCGGTGAACCTGCGCTCTGAAGGAGACGGCGCCGGCGGCAATAACTTCACCGGTGTCAACCTGGCGGCCCCGATCGGCACCGTGGACCCGGTGGCTCGGATCAAGAAGATCAGAGCACAGATGACCCAGCGTCGCGACGAACCCGCGATGAACATCATCGGGTCCGTCGCGCCGGTGCTTAGTGTGCTGCCGACCGCAGTGCTCGAAGGCATCACCGGCTCGGTGGTGGGTTCAGACGTGCAGGCCAGCAACGTCCCCGTCTATCCGGGCGACACGTACATTGCCGGTGCAAAAGTGTTGCGGCAGTACGGTATCGGTCCGTTGCCCGGCGTGGCGATGATGGTTGTGCTGATCTCCCGCGGTGGCTGGTGCACCATTACCGCGCGCTACGACCGAGCGTCGATACGAAAGGATGACTTGTTCGCGCAGTGCCTGTTGGAGGCTTTCGACGAAATTCTGGCGCTCGCCGGTGATCCGCCGCCACGCGCTGTAGCCGCATCGTTCGTCGCCGGACCGGCGGCGACGCGATCGGTGTCGGGCTCATGA
- a CDS encoding alpha/beta hydrolase, which yields MYMASVTSRCSRASAEVLRQGAQLAADAKDTYRAGAFLLRGSPFAVGWVAGWLATEFPPHVVTGHALTRVAPPSINRVGASWAAQRAGEALNAALEHAFGADFRDQVSHPTTNRSVLPRRGLLLKPKPGPHRRYAAKTSNISYGPGGNEHLLDVWRRSDLAPGHRAPVLIQVPGGAWSVNGKRPQAYTLMSRMVELGWICVSINYSKSPRAKFPAHIIDVKRAIAWVRENIGDYGGDSDFIAITGGSAGGHLASLAALTPNDPMFQPGFERADTTVQAVAPYYGVYDFTDFDNMHEMMLPFLEQFVMKARFEEEPERFVAASPISYVHSEAPPFFVLHGERDELVPNGQARAFCAALRGAGAATVTYAELANAHHAFDITPTVRSRLAADAVADFLGVVYARRDSAELSSFALTASPAS from the coding sequence ATGTACATGGCCAGTGTGACTTCGCGGTGCTCGCGCGCGAGCGCCGAGGTGTTGCGCCAGGGCGCGCAGCTCGCGGCTGACGCCAAGGACACCTACCGGGCGGGCGCATTCTTGCTGCGCGGATCCCCTTTCGCAGTGGGGTGGGTCGCCGGCTGGTTGGCCACCGAATTCCCGCCGCACGTCGTCACCGGGCACGCGTTGACCCGGGTCGCGCCGCCGTCGATCAACCGGGTGGGTGCCAGCTGGGCCGCCCAGCGTGCCGGCGAGGCGCTGAACGCCGCACTTGAGCATGCCTTCGGGGCTGACTTCCGTGACCAGGTTTCTCACCCGACTACCAACCGATCGGTGTTGCCGCGGCGTGGCCTGCTGCTCAAGCCCAAGCCCGGCCCGCATCGCCGCTATGCGGCCAAGACGTCGAATATTTCCTACGGTCCCGGCGGTAACGAGCACCTGCTGGACGTCTGGCGCCGTTCCGACCTGGCCCCCGGGCATCGGGCACCGGTGCTGATCCAGGTGCCCGGCGGCGCGTGGAGCGTCAACGGCAAGCGCCCGCAGGCCTACACGTTGATGAGCCGGATGGTCGAACTCGGCTGGATCTGCGTATCGATCAACTACAGCAAGAGCCCGCGCGCCAAGTTCCCCGCCCACATAATCGACGTCAAGCGGGCCATCGCCTGGGTCCGTGAGAACATCGGCGACTACGGCGGCGACTCTGACTTCATCGCCATCACCGGCGGCTCGGCGGGTGGCCATCTTGCCTCGCTCGCCGCGCTGACCCCGAACGATCCGATGTTTCAGCCGGGCTTCGAGCGTGCCGACACCACCGTCCAGGCAGTTGCGCCTTACTACGGCGTCTACGACTTCACCGACTTCGACAACATGCACGAGATGATGCTGCCCTTCTTGGAGCAGTTCGTGATGAAGGCCCGCTTCGAAGAGGAGCCGGAACGCTTCGTCGCCGCATCGCCGATCTCCTACGTGCACAGTGAGGCCCCGCCATTTTTCGTGCTGCACGGTGAGCGTGACGAACTGGTGCCCAACGGACAGGCCAGAGCGTTCTGCGCGGCATTGCGCGGTGCCGGAGCGGCCACAGTCACCTACGCCGAGCTGGCCAACGCGCATCACGCGTTCGACATCACCCCGACGGTCCGGTCCCGGCTTGCCGCTGACGCCGTCGCCGACTTCCTTGGTGTGGTCTACGCCCGTCGGGACAGCGCCGAGCTGAGCTCGTTCGCATTGACGGCCTCCCCGGCCAGCTGA
- a CDS encoding PE family protein, whose amino-acid sequence MSFVTAQPESLAAAAGRLQQIGSTLTAQHAATATPLTGVMPAAADEVSILTAAKFATHAQTFQSISAQAAAMHQLLVATLETSAGSYAATEASNAAAAR is encoded by the coding sequence ATGTCCTTTGTCACTGCACAGCCCGAATCCCTGGCCGCCGCTGCCGGTCGCCTGCAGCAGATCGGCTCGACGCTGACAGCCCAGCACGCCGCCACGGCGACGCCGCTGACCGGCGTGATGCCCGCAGCTGCCGACGAGGTGTCCATTTTGACGGCGGCCAAGTTCGCCACGCACGCCCAGACTTTTCAGTCCATCAGCGCCCAGGCCGCGGCGATGCATCAGCTGTTGGTGGCCACTTTGGAGACCAGCGCCGGATCATATGCAGCTACCGAAGCGTCCAACGCGGCGGCCGCCCGCTGA
- a CDS encoding PPE family protein: protein MIDFAVLPPEINSARMYTGPGSASMLAAGSSWNQIAAEMRSAAASYESAISALTDESWFGPSSTMMLAAVTPYLQWLGATAAQAEQAGNQANAAAAAYETAFAMTIPPAAIAANRAQLSNLMATNLFGQNTAAIATTEAQYAEMWAQDATAMNGYASASNTATQLTPFTSPQSTTATDGVAGQSNAVAQAANVSTASSNSASATSSLAEWLGIAPNTNTSTTGLAGVMNFLDGSNGSLVGSFLNNASVANISNGFTTSGLTNPTSMIDTVTAFSYLTNPPGAAAAAPSIAASSAAMETASAGLPTAAAQLGRANLVGSLSVPPAWAGAGATINAVPMATTQMGAGAYRSLGATPMVMEDMGPMGIPGMPLGGIGDAADDEFASMPTYGFRPRILGRPPAAG, encoded by the coding sequence ATGATCGATTTCGCGGTGCTACCACCGGAAATTAACTCCGCCCGGATGTACACGGGTCCCGGGTCAGCATCCATGCTGGCCGCGGGCTCCTCGTGGAACCAAATTGCCGCTGAAATGCGTTCCGCCGCAGCATCTTATGAGTCAGCAATCTCGGCCCTGACAGACGAAAGCTGGTTTGGTCCGTCGTCCACGATGATGCTGGCTGCGGTCACGCCCTACCTCCAGTGGCTGGGCGCCACGGCGGCCCAGGCCGAGCAGGCCGGTAATCAGGCGAACGCCGCCGCAGCCGCGTACGAGACAGCGTTTGCCATGACGATCCCCCCTGCCGCCATCGCGGCCAACCGAGCCCAACTGTCAAACCTTATGGCCACGAATCTTTTCGGGCAGAACACCGCGGCGATTGCGACCACCGAGGCCCAATACGCGGAGATGTGGGCGCAAGACGCCACCGCTATGAACGGCTACGCGAGCGCCTCGAACACGGCCACACAATTGACTCCGTTCACCTCGCCGCAGTCCACCACCGCGACCGATGGCGTGGCCGGGCAGAGCAACGCCGTCGCGCAGGCCGCCAATGTCTCGACGGCGTCGAGCAACTCAGCCTCCGCGACGTCCAGCCTGGCTGAGTGGCTCGGGATCGCGCCCAATACCAACACCTCCACCACCGGGCTCGCCGGGGTGATGAACTTCCTGGACGGAAGTAACGGATCGTTGGTGGGCAGCTTCCTCAATAACGCCTCGGTTGCGAACATCTCGAATGGATTTACCACCAGTGGGCTGACGAATCCGACGTCGATGATCGACACCGTCACTGCCTTCAGTTACCTGACAAACCCGCCGGGCGCCGCCGCCGCAGCGCCTTCGATCGCAGCAAGCAGCGCAGCGATGGAGACAGCCAGTGCCGGCCTGCCGACGGCCGCAGCACAGCTGGGGCGGGCGAACCTCGTGGGGTCTCTCTCGGTACCCCCCGCGTGGGCCGGAGCCGGGGCAACAATCAACGCCGTTCCCATGGCGACTACTCAGATGGGCGCGGGTGCGTACCGAAGCCTGGGCGCGACTCCCATGGTGATGGAAGACATGGGACCGATGGGGATTCCCGGCATGCCGTTGGGTGGGATCGGGGACGCGGCTGACGACGAGTTCGCAAGCATGCCCACCTACGGTTTTCGTCCTCGCATTCTGGGCCGGCCGCCGGCGGCCGGATAG
- a CDS encoding magnesium transporter MgtE N-terminal domain-containing protein: MHLSELLRGPVLARSGEVVGRVEDVIVRLRGADEYPLVTGIVAGVGGRSVFIGRKAFHEFAPRQVVLAKNKVDLRRFERRDGEVLLRADVLGHRLIDVAAVELVHAYDVTLEQSGGDWILTRLDTRRPPRLFGLIKSPGGHAARDWKAFEPLIGHVRSDAIRRHWGRVGGFKPAEIADLLEDADKAEGGEILDRVRSDPELEADVFEELDPEKASRLLNDMRDDEVAALLGRMRADDAADAIADLRQSRRRRVLDLMPGPQRTKVITLMGFNPDSAGGLMNVDFVSCAATSTAGVALSLIASARTIQPEALVKVHILDEDRRLIGVVSVITLLQTDPGESVGPLMDSDPVCVSAEADLTDIALLMADFNLYSIPVVDEQDRVLGVVTVDDVLEATIPEDWRRREPAPRPLRDSTQPHANSPGGEL, translated from the coding sequence ATTCACCTCTCTGAGCTGCTGCGTGGACCGGTGCTAGCCCGCTCCGGCGAGGTGGTCGGCCGCGTCGAGGACGTCATCGTGCGACTCCGTGGCGCCGACGAGTACCCGCTGGTGACCGGCATCGTGGCCGGAGTCGGTGGACGGTCGGTGTTCATCGGCCGCAAGGCCTTTCACGAATTTGCCCCGCGACAGGTTGTATTGGCCAAGAACAAGGTCGACCTTCGTCGTTTCGAGCGCCGCGATGGCGAGGTACTGCTGCGCGCCGACGTGCTTGGCCACCGGTTGATCGACGTGGCCGCCGTGGAGTTGGTCCACGCCTACGACGTCACCCTCGAACAATCGGGCGGCGATTGGATCTTGACGCGGCTGGACACCCGGCGCCCGCCGCGGCTGTTCGGACTAATCAAGAGCCCCGGCGGCCACGCGGCACGCGACTGGAAAGCGTTCGAACCGCTGATCGGCCACGTCCGTAGCGACGCGATACGCCGTCACTGGGGACGAGTCGGAGGGTTTAAGCCCGCCGAGATCGCCGACCTGCTCGAGGATGCCGACAAGGCTGAGGGCGGCGAAATTCTCGACCGGGTCCGAAGCGACCCGGAGCTGGAAGCCGACGTGTTCGAAGAGTTGGACCCCGAGAAGGCAAGCCGGCTGTTGAACGACATGCGTGATGACGAGGTCGCAGCACTGCTGGGCCGGATGCGCGCCGACGACGCCGCCGATGCGATCGCCGACCTGCGCCAGTCACGACGACGTCGCGTGTTGGACCTGATGCCCGGCCCGCAGCGCACCAAGGTCATCACGTTGATGGGGTTCAACCCTGACAGCGCGGGCGGGTTGATGAACGTCGACTTCGTCTCGTGCGCCGCCACCTCAACTGCCGGCGTGGCGCTGTCGCTGATCGCGAGTGCGCGCACCATCCAACCGGAGGCGTTGGTTAAGGTGCACATCCTCGATGAGGACCGCCGCCTGATCGGTGTGGTATCGGTGATCACTTTGCTTCAGACCGACCCCGGCGAAAGCGTTGGACCACTGATGGATTCGGATCCAGTGTGCGTCAGCGCAGAAGCCGACCTTACCGACATCGCGCTGCTGATGGCCGACTTCAACCTCTACTCCATCCCCGTGGTCGACGAGCAGGACCGCGTGCTCGGAGTGGTCACCGTGGACGACGTGTTGGAGGCGACCATCCCCGAAGACTGGCGCCGGCGCGAACCCGCCCCCCGTCCGTTGCGCGACAGCACCCAGCCCCACGCGAATTCGCCGGGAGGTGAACTGTGA